The genomic region ATGTCAAAATATATAGACAAATGTCCTAAATAAACTGTATTATATTTTAATACTTTTTATTAAAATATGCTAGACTTTTTGTTAAATTATGTTAAAATATGTTAGTTATATGAATTTAAAAAAAGTGAGGCAGGAGGCGAAAATTAATGTTTGGAATAGTAAACTACGAGATGTATTTTGTATCTTGTGTGATTTTAAGTTTGATTCCAGGAAGTGACACAGTTTATATTCTTACTCAATCTATTTCTAATGACAGAAAAACTGGGGTATTTTCAACATTGGGAATATGTTCAGGGGTAATGGTGCACACCGCATTTGTAACTTTAGGATTATCAGCGATTTTAAAAAGCTCACCAACAGCATTTCAAGTTGTTAAATATGTTGGAGCTGGATATTTAATATATTTAGGAATTAAATCTCTTTTATCTAAAAAATCACTTGTATTAAATGAAGAAGGTGGACCAAAAACAACTTTGAAAAAAGCTTATTTTCAAGGGATGATGACAAATGTTTTAAATCCAAAGGTAGCACTTTTCTTTATAGCAATATTACCAGGGTTTGTTAATACAGAAAGCAGTGATTTTGGAGCAATTGCATTTATATTACTTGGATTTACATACTTTTGTACTACTTCAGTGTGGTCTTTATTTTTATCTTTTACAGCATCTTTTGCATCTAAATTTCTTAAGACAAAACCAGGTGCGTCTAAGGTTATTAATATAGTTGCAGGAATTATCTTCATAATATTAGGTGCACAACTTATTAGAATGAAGAATCCTGATGATAATAAAGAGAT from Fusobacterium sp. DD2 harbors:
- a CDS encoding LysE family translocator, which codes for MFGIVNYEMYFVSCVILSLIPGSDTVYILTQSISNDRKTGVFSTLGICSGVMVHTAFVTLGLSAILKSSPTAFQVVKYVGAGYLIYLGIKSLLSKKSLVLNEEGGPKTTLKKAYFQGMMTNVLNPKVALFFIAILPGFVNTESSDFGAIAFILLGFTYFCTTSVWSLFLSFTASFASKFLKTKPGASKVINIVAGIIFIILGAQLIRMKNPDDNKEIQKIEEIEQSIEAEEAVAVRNSFHDIAEKITFKI